A single region of the Carassius gibelio isolate Cgi1373 ecotype wild population from Czech Republic chromosome A14, carGib1.2-hapl.c, whole genome shotgun sequence genome encodes:
- the LOC128027216 gene encoding 60S ribosomal protein L39 produces MASHKTFRIKRFLAKKQKQNRPIPQWIRMKTGNKIRYNSKRRHWRRTKLGL; encoded by the exons ATG GCGTCGCATAAGACCTTCAGAATCAAACGCTTCCTCGCTAAGAAGCAGAAGCAGAACCGGCCGATCCCACAGTGGATTAGGATGAAAACGGGCAACAAGATCAG ATACAATTCCAAGAGGAGACACTGGAGAAGGACCAAGCTGGGCTTGTAA
- the LOC128027214 gene encoding ankyrin repeat domain-containing protein SOWAHD, whose product MYEGNSSGPISCEEHCDDEPVGDAALPSEEPTDSDGDASGNNVRISDSPKSRITSQFRSNLEERLSRHGARPVSPALSASSRRSRFHKQLEERGSSASRRQSVDKLEKGSLTPSMRKKYLKELFLNNKSGLSSILSSKHESSEAEEAPYGDTLNSGAFWALDPMEHAWMLSVVDGNYETMLEFLAEDPSLLNRKDFISGFTALHWLAKNGKDETLIQLLRHAEKEGLSVNVNLRGSGGLTPLHVAAMHNQYTVVKALVGAFSANIDVLDYSGKRAWQYLRSNAPIEMKELLGAWDDEHSVGYLNVNNSANQAQPDEDHTQEDRVEVDGSGGITRQRFSSFKRLLYNVGLFENI is encoded by the coding sequence ATGTATGAGGGGAACAGCAGTGGTCCCATCAGCTGTGAGGAACACTGTGATGATGAACCTGTGGGGGATGCAGCTCTGCCCTCAGAAGAACCAACAGATTCAGACGGGGACGCTTCAGGCAATAATGTAAGGATTTCAGATTCACCTAAAAGTAGGATAACGAGCCAGTTCCGCTCGAATCTCGAGGAGCGACTGTCAAGACATGGTGCTCGACCCGTGTCTCCTGCGCTCAGCGCCTCCTCGCGCAGATCCAGATTTCACAAACAGCTGGAGGAACGCGGCAGCAGCGCCTCCCGCAGACAATCAGTCGATAAACTGGAGAAGGGCTCCCTCACCCCCTCCATGCGAAAGAAGTATttgaaagagctgtttttgaataATAAATCCGGATTGTCAAGCATTTTATCATCCAAACACGAATCGTCAGAAGCAGAGGAGGCACCGTATGGTGACACTTTGAACAGCGGCGCGTTCTGGGCTTTGGATCCTATGGAGCACGCGTGGATGCTTTCTGTTGTGGATGGAAATTATGAAACTATGCTGGAATTCCTCGCCGAGGATCCCAGTTTATTGAACAGAAAAGACTTTATCAGTGGTTTTACAGCTCTCCACTGGTTGGCAAAAAATGGAAAGGACGAGACACTGATTCAGCTTCTCAGGCATGCAGAAAAAGAGGGGCTCTCAGTGAATGTGAACTTGAGAGGCAGTGGAGGTCTGACGCCTCTTCATGTGGCTGCCATGCATAACCAGTACACGGTCGTGAAGGCGTTGGTCGGTGCATTCAGTGCTAATATAGATGTCCTGGACTACAGTGGGAAAAGAGCATGGCAGTATCTCAGAAGCAATGCACCTATAGAAATGAAGGAGCTTCTGGGAGCTTGGGATGATGAACACTCTGTAGGGTACTTGAATGTGAACAACAGTGCGAATCAAGCACAGCCAGATGAAGACCATACTCAAGAAGATAGAGTCGAGGTGGACGGTTCAGGAGGAATCACACGCCAGCGATTCTCATCCTTTAAGAGGCTGTTATACAACGTTGGTCTGTTTGAAAATATCTGA
- the LOC128027217 gene encoding septin-6 isoform X1 codes for MQEITMAATEIARQAGEGARAVPLSGHVGFDSMPDQLVNKSVNHGFCFNILCVGETGLGKSTLMDTLFNTKFEGEPTQHNQPGVQLKSNTYELQESNVRLKLTVVNTVGFGDQINKEDSYKSIVEFIDAQFEAYLQEELKIKRTLHSYHDTRIHACLYFIAPTGHSLKSLDLVTMKKLDSKVNIIPIVAKSDAISKSELAKFKIKITSELVSNGVQIYQFPTDDETVAEINSTMNGHLPFAVVGSTEEVKIGNKMVRARQYPWGTVQVENENHCDFVKLREMLIRVNMEDLREQTHTRHYELYRRCKLEEMGFKDTDPDSKPFSLQETYEAKRNEFMGELQKKEEEMRQMFVQRVKEKEAELKEAEKELHEKFDRLKKLHQDEKKKLEDKKKSLDDELNSFKQKKTAAELLQAQTQQAGSSSTLKKDKERKNSGFL; via the exons ATGCAGGAGATAACCATGGCGGCCACTGAGATAGCGCGACAAGCG GGAGAGGGTGCACGTGCCGTCCCACTCTCTGGTCATGTTGGCTTTGACAGCATGCCAGATCAGCTGGTCAACAAGTCCGTCAACCATGGCTTCTGCTTCAATATCCtctgtgtgg GGGAGACGGGTTTGGGAAAGTCCACCCTCATGGACACCCTGTTCAACACCAAATTTGAGGGTGAACCTACACAGCACAATCAGCCTGGAGTGCAGCTCAAGTCCAACACTTACGAGCTGCAGGAGAGCAACGTTCGTCTCAAGCTCACTGTGGTCAACACTGTAGGCTTTGGAGATCAGATCAACAAAGAGGACAG TTACAAGTCAATTGTGGAGTTCATTGATGCTCAGTTTGAAGCGTACCTTCAGGAGGAACTGAAGATTAAACGCACCCTACACAGTTATCATGATACACGGATCCATGCCTGTCTGTATTTTATTGCTCCCACTGGACACTCACTAAAGTCCCTTGACCTGGTTACTATGAAGAAGTTGGACAGTAAG GTGAATATCATCCCCATCGTTGCCAAATCAGATGCCATCTCAAAGAGTGAACTTGCTAAGTTCAAAATTAAGATCACAAGTGAATTGGTGAGCAATGGTGTCCAGATCTACCAGTTTCCCACTGACGATGAGACCGTGGCAGAGATCAACTCAACAATGAAT GGTCATTTGCCTTTTGCGGTAGTGGGAAGCACTGAGGAAGTGAAGATTGGGAACAAGATGGTTCGAGCACGCCAGTACCCCTGGGGAACCGTCCAGG TGGAGAATGAGAATCACTGTGATTTTGTGAAGCTGAGAGAAATGCTGATAAGGGTCAACATGGAGGACCTGCGAGAACAGACTCACACTCGCCATTATGAGCTGTACCGCCGTTGCAAGCTGGAGGAGATGGGATTCAAAGACACTGATCCTGACAGCAAACCCTTCAG CCTACAGGAAACATACGAGGCCAAAAGGAATGAGTTTATGGGTGAGCTGCAGAAGAAAGAGGAGGAAATGAGGCAAATGTTTGTCCAGAGAGTCAAAGAGAAGGAGGCAGAGCTGAAAGAGGCAGAAAAggag CTTCATGAAAAGTTTGACCGTCTTAAGAAGCTTCACCAGGATGAGAAGAAGAAACTCGAGGACAAGAAGAAGTCTCTCGATGATGAGCTGAACAGCTTCAAGCAGAAGAAGACCGCTGCTGAGCTGCTGCAGGCCCAGACCCAGCAGGCAGGGAGCTCCTCCACACTTAAGAAGGATAAAGAGAGGAAAAA TTCAGGATTCCTGTAG
- the LOC128027217 gene encoding septin-6 isoform X2 yields MQEITMAATEIARQAGEGARAVPLSGHVGFDSMPDQLVNKSVNHGFCFNILCVGETGLGKSTLMDTLFNTKFEGEPTQHNQPGVQLKSNTYELQESNVRLKLTVVNTVGFGDQINKEDSYKSIVEFIDAQFEAYLQEELKIKRTLHSYHDTRIHACLYFIAPTGHSLKSLDLVTMKKLDSKVNIIPIVAKSDAISKSELAKFKIKITSELVSNGVQIYQFPTDDETVAEINSTMNGHLPFAVVGSTEEVKIGNKMVRARQYPWGTVQVENENHCDFVKLREMLIRVNMEDLREQTHTRHYELYRRCKLEEMGFKDTDPDSKPFSLQETYEAKRNEFMGELQKKEEEMRQMFVQRVKEKEAELKEAEKELHEKFDRLKKLHQDEKKKLEDKKKSLDDELNSFKQKKTAAELLQAQTQQAGSSSTLKKDKERKNFF; encoded by the exons ATGCAGGAGATAACCATGGCGGCCACTGAGATAGCGCGACAAGCG GGAGAGGGTGCACGTGCCGTCCCACTCTCTGGTCATGTTGGCTTTGACAGCATGCCAGATCAGCTGGTCAACAAGTCCGTCAACCATGGCTTCTGCTTCAATATCCtctgtgtgg GGGAGACGGGTTTGGGAAAGTCCACCCTCATGGACACCCTGTTCAACACCAAATTTGAGGGTGAACCTACACAGCACAATCAGCCTGGAGTGCAGCTCAAGTCCAACACTTACGAGCTGCAGGAGAGCAACGTTCGTCTCAAGCTCACTGTGGTCAACACTGTAGGCTTTGGAGATCAGATCAACAAAGAGGACAG TTACAAGTCAATTGTGGAGTTCATTGATGCTCAGTTTGAAGCGTACCTTCAGGAGGAACTGAAGATTAAACGCACCCTACACAGTTATCATGATACACGGATCCATGCCTGTCTGTATTTTATTGCTCCCACTGGACACTCACTAAAGTCCCTTGACCTGGTTACTATGAAGAAGTTGGACAGTAAG GTGAATATCATCCCCATCGTTGCCAAATCAGATGCCATCTCAAAGAGTGAACTTGCTAAGTTCAAAATTAAGATCACAAGTGAATTGGTGAGCAATGGTGTCCAGATCTACCAGTTTCCCACTGACGATGAGACCGTGGCAGAGATCAACTCAACAATGAAT GGTCATTTGCCTTTTGCGGTAGTGGGAAGCACTGAGGAAGTGAAGATTGGGAACAAGATGGTTCGAGCACGCCAGTACCCCTGGGGAACCGTCCAGG TGGAGAATGAGAATCACTGTGATTTTGTGAAGCTGAGAGAAATGCTGATAAGGGTCAACATGGAGGACCTGCGAGAACAGACTCACACTCGCCATTATGAGCTGTACCGCCGTTGCAAGCTGGAGGAGATGGGATTCAAAGACACTGATCCTGACAGCAAACCCTTCAG CCTACAGGAAACATACGAGGCCAAAAGGAATGAGTTTATGGGTGAGCTGCAGAAGAAAGAGGAGGAAATGAGGCAAATGTTTGTCCAGAGAGTCAAAGAGAAGGAGGCAGAGCTGAAAGAGGCAGAAAAggag CTTCATGAAAAGTTTGACCGTCTTAAGAAGCTTCACCAGGATGAGAAGAAGAAACTCGAGGACAAGAAGAAGTCTCTCGATGATGAGCTGAACAGCTTCAAGCAGAAGAAGACCGCTGCTGAGCTGCTGCAGGCCCAGACCCAGCAGGCAGGGAGCTCCTCCACACTTAAGAAGGATAAAGAGAGGAAAAA CTTCTTTTAA
- the LOC128027217 gene encoding septin-6 isoform X3, with protein MQEITMAATEIARQAGEGARAVPLSGHVGFDSMPDQLVNKSVNHGFCFNILCVGETGLGKSTLMDTLFNTKFEGEPTQHNQPGVQLKSNTYELQESNVRLKLTVVNTVGFGDQINKEDSYKSIVEFIDAQFEAYLQEELKIKRTLHSYHDTRIHACLYFIAPTGHSLKSLDLVTMKKLDSKVNIIPIVAKSDAISKSELAKFKIKITSELVSNGVQIYQFPTDDETVAEINSTMNGHLPFAVVGSTEEVKIGNKMVRARQYPWGTVQVENENHCDFVKLREMLIRVNMEDLREQTHTRHYELYRRCKLEEMGFKDTDPDSKPFSLQETYEAKRNEFMGELQKKEEEMRQMFVQRVKEKEAELKEAEKELHEKFDRLKKLHQDEKKKLEDKKKSLDDELNSFKQKKTAAELLQAQTQQAGSSSTLKKDKERKN; from the exons ATGCAGGAGATAACCATGGCGGCCACTGAGATAGCGCGACAAGCG GGAGAGGGTGCACGTGCCGTCCCACTCTCTGGTCATGTTGGCTTTGACAGCATGCCAGATCAGCTGGTCAACAAGTCCGTCAACCATGGCTTCTGCTTCAATATCCtctgtgtgg GGGAGACGGGTTTGGGAAAGTCCACCCTCATGGACACCCTGTTCAACACCAAATTTGAGGGTGAACCTACACAGCACAATCAGCCTGGAGTGCAGCTCAAGTCCAACACTTACGAGCTGCAGGAGAGCAACGTTCGTCTCAAGCTCACTGTGGTCAACACTGTAGGCTTTGGAGATCAGATCAACAAAGAGGACAG TTACAAGTCAATTGTGGAGTTCATTGATGCTCAGTTTGAAGCGTACCTTCAGGAGGAACTGAAGATTAAACGCACCCTACACAGTTATCATGATACACGGATCCATGCCTGTCTGTATTTTATTGCTCCCACTGGACACTCACTAAAGTCCCTTGACCTGGTTACTATGAAGAAGTTGGACAGTAAG GTGAATATCATCCCCATCGTTGCCAAATCAGATGCCATCTCAAAGAGTGAACTTGCTAAGTTCAAAATTAAGATCACAAGTGAATTGGTGAGCAATGGTGTCCAGATCTACCAGTTTCCCACTGACGATGAGACCGTGGCAGAGATCAACTCAACAATGAAT GGTCATTTGCCTTTTGCGGTAGTGGGAAGCACTGAGGAAGTGAAGATTGGGAACAAGATGGTTCGAGCACGCCAGTACCCCTGGGGAACCGTCCAGG TGGAGAATGAGAATCACTGTGATTTTGTGAAGCTGAGAGAAATGCTGATAAGGGTCAACATGGAGGACCTGCGAGAACAGACTCACACTCGCCATTATGAGCTGTACCGCCGTTGCAAGCTGGAGGAGATGGGATTCAAAGACACTGATCCTGACAGCAAACCCTTCAG CCTACAGGAAACATACGAGGCCAAAAGGAATGAGTTTATGGGTGAGCTGCAGAAGAAAGAGGAGGAAATGAGGCAAATGTTTGTCCAGAGAGTCAAAGAGAAGGAGGCAGAGCTGAAAGAGGCAGAAAAggag CTTCATGAAAAGTTTGACCGTCTTAAGAAGCTTCACCAGGATGAGAAGAAGAAACTCGAGGACAAGAAGAAGTCTCTCGATGATGAGCTGAACAGCTTCAAGCAGAAGAAGACCGCTGCTGAGCTGCTGCAGGCCCAGACCCAGCAGGCAGGGAGCTCCTCCACACTTAAGAAGGATAAAGAGAGGAAAAA TTAA